AGTCGAGCCCTAGAGGAAGGCCTTCAAGACAATGATGAAGGTGTTCCTGTTAGCATCTTTAGCGTACCCAAAACCCTACTCTCTTTCAAACCAGAAGCATACATTCCACAACTTGTAGCCCTTGGCCCATACCATCACCACCGGCTCGAACTCCTTGAGATGGAACGCTACAAGCTCACTTCAGCTATGAGACTGCAAAAGAAACTCAAAGAAATCAAATTCCGTGACTTGGTTAACCAAATTGCGGAAAGTGATAGCTGCATCCGTGCTTGTTATCATAGGTTCTTGGAATTCGACCAAGAAACACTCTCTTGGATGTTGTCCATTGATGCTTCCTTTTTGTTGGAGTACCTCCAAACCTACTCCACAAAAATGGAAGACTCGCTTATGCGAATAACTTCTAAGATGGCGCATTTGATTGACCACACGCATCGGAAAACGGCACACCATGCAGTCCTTAGGGATATTGTCATGCTAGAAAACCAAATCCCTTTATTTTTGCTCAGGGAAGTCCACAGCTTTTATCCCTGTGAAAATCATGACGAAGTATTAGCAACAATGCTAATTGGTTTTTGCAAACATCTGTCACCCATAGAGTGCATCAATGAGCAACATTTCAAAGAAGTATGTTTCACCAAATCCCATTTGCTAGAGCTTCTCTACTACATGGTTGCACCGAAATTGCAACTTGTAGCTGATAATTCTGAGCAGGAAAAGCCAAAAGAAGACAGAGAGATTGGCTACTTCCAATCCATCTTGAAAGcactatgttatattaacttgGCCCCGCTCCGCCTTCTCATAAAGATTTTCAATTCAAAGGCAGTGAAGCTTTTAGTTACACTGCCATTTATAATCATCTCCTATCTATTGAAGCTGAAGAACAAGAGTGATATAACCAATCTCATCTCGTCAGCTGAGGCTGTGGCCGAAGATGCGCAAAGCGCATCTAATGAGATGAAAGATGATAGTCCTTTAGTAGAAGAGATTGCAATTCCTAGCGTGACACAGCTTCATAAAAATGGTGTTAAATTTCGTCCATCAAAGGGTGGCTTGGGGACTATTAATTTTGACAAATGTTCAGGTACATTTTACCTTCCAGTAATTCATTTGGATGGCAACTCTGAGGTTGTTTTAAGGAACCTCGTCGCCTATGAGGCATGTATTGCACCGGACGTGATGGTTTTTACACGCTACACGGAATTGATGAATGGAATTATTGATACTGAGGAGGACGTGAAGATTCTTAGAGAGGCCGGGATCATCTTGAACCGGCTCAAAAGCGATGAAGAAGTAGCGATGCTTTGGAATGGAATGACCAAGTCTGTGAGGGTAACAAAAGTTCCAATTCTAGACAAGGCCATTGAAGTTGCAAATGCTTGTTATTCAGGGTGTTGGAGGAACAGGATGACTTGTTTCATGAAGAAGTATATCTTTGGTTCATGGCCTTGTCTTACATTTTTAGCAGCTAACATTCTAATATTGCTGTCTACTCTGCAGGCTGCCTGTTCT
This DNA window, taken from Quercus robur chromosome 2, dhQueRobu3.1, whole genome shotgun sequence, encodes the following:
- the LOC126696186 gene encoding putative UPF0481 protein At3g02645; its protein translation is MYSELKASESSILISHDQEWVIQISRALEEGLQDNDEGVPVSIFSVPKTLLSFKPEAYIPQLVALGPYHHHRLELLEMERYKLTSAMRLQKKLKEIKFRDLVNQIAESDSCIRACYHRFLEFDQETLSWMLSIDASFLLEYLQTYSTKMEDSLMRITSKMAHLIDHTHRKTAHHAVLRDIVMLENQIPLFLLREVHSFYPCENHDEVLATMLIGFCKHLSPIECINEQHFKEVCFTKSHLLELLYYMVAPKLQLVADNSEQEKPKEDREIGYFQSILKALCYINLAPLRLLIKIFNSKAVKLLVTLPFIIISYLLKLKNKSDITNLISSAEAVAEDAQSASNEMKDDSPLVEEIAIPSVTQLHKNGVKFRPSKGGLGTINFDKCSGTFYLPVIHLDGNSEVVLRNLVAYEACIAPDVMVFTRYTELMNGIIDTEEDVKILREAGIILNRLKSDEEVAMLWNGMTKSVRVTKVPILDKAIEVANACYSGCWRNRMTCFMKKYIFGSWPCLTFLAANILILLSTLQAACSMYNCSKLLATL